A portion of the Oncorhynchus masou masou isolate Uvic2021 chromosome 11, UVic_Omas_1.1, whole genome shotgun sequence genome contains these proteins:
- the LOC135547991 gene encoding gastrotropin-like: MAFAGKWETESQEGYDEFCKLLGIPDDIVEKGRDYKLITEVVQKGNVFSWSQLYPTNKTISNKFVIDQECDMETIGGKKFKATVTMEGGKLSTKFPNYHHTSEISGGKLIETSIAGSVVLKRTSKKI, translated from the exons ATGGCCTTCGCTGGAAAATGGGAAACTGAGTCCCAGGAAGGATACGATGAATTCTGCAAGCTCCTTG GCATCCCTGATGACATCGTTGAGAAGGGTCGTGACTACAAACTCATTACTGAGGTGGTGCAGAAAGGCAATGTGTTCTCATGGTCCCAGCTCTATCCCACAAACAAGACCATCAGCAACAAGTTTGTCATTGACCAGGAATGTGACATGGAGACTATTGGAGGGAAAAAGTTCAAG GCCACAGTTACAATGGAGGGGGGCAAGCTGAGCACGAAATTCCCTAACTACCACCACACATCTGAAATCAGCGGAGGAAAGCTGATTGAG ACCTCAATTGCGGGCTCAGTCGTGCTGAAAAGAACCAGCAAGAAGATCTAA
- the pwwp2a gene encoding PWWP domain-containing protein 2A, translating to MAAVAAEPGAVAVSTTTAGDCGELEPVPAVPGGKLDSDATQQYAPVIDLVHQLKDGDAVQECSQVQMELLSRPDQEAAGKVLAACALDEHIDTGCLMVGLENTDNHSRGDYGSKYTMSRAERLKQFFSPNVDPANELSKHEPYACHQNSSISDSQPSVVFLHSFPAHPVTTEAGLSLAEPAEPMINYYQNTESTQPTIIECDYRALIKPSHEAELEPESADNALSGTEYKAESLGDASLEHPQSIEHVDSLSVLETETLIGTPMETGYIYDFSSITNQNSPSPELPVMAVGQVDSSAEPGDSCSRQRSLETNFHESETVLNPPHSMPVADTEEVQSDSVDNLIPGSEVRVSLDHIIDDALVVSFRLGEKIFSGVLMDLSKRFGPYGIPITVFPKREYKDKPESMQLKTEPFQPEKVEMPVQEDPDSQVVAIPEPNPDPQPKPNPWTSKPPPLFQEGAPYPPPLFIRDTYNQSLPQPPPRKIKRPKRRLYREEPTSIMNAIKLRPRQVLCDKCKGTVMTVDKREPRRGPVSDSRGEDAKRRRNDSAATVSKRPRNDSRSEEKRHAAEASKRQASGIRVSSSSSLGQVKAGAGGNRVLRTTTTTTTSPVNSSSRVQLNAKKVLQSKNVDHSKAREVLKLAKAQKRQRETTVVTGSSGNAKTMTRAAALQEAHAHQKVHFTRRLQQISGVGPSNATPLPPRMRIKPQRYRNEENDSSTCKPPCLEKVPGSGRLSPPKPGAPRCTSTRSSSSSCSTGEATLDQGLDKGPEPELSPQTQSQTQVEPLTATEHSDPKVEPEEQGGREERRETRGSKAGNLVVYMTLNPSQPDSSNTSMCSVDSADDLKSSNSECSSTETFDFPPPGDLHSPPAPGTSSAVTDPSPAPTEEKTPRKSQKVFSKNVSKCVSLDGRSICVGDIVWAKIYGFPWWPARVLGIQISRKDNGLLVRQEARVAWFGSPTTSFLALAQVAPFLESFQSRFDKKRKGLYRKAITEAAKAAKQLTPEVRALLTQFET from the exons ATGGCGGCCGTGGCTGCGGAGCCAGGAGCTGTTGCGGTATCAACAACAACAGCGGGGGACTGTGGTGAGCTCGAACCGGTGCCAGCTGTGCCGGGGGGCAAACTCGACTCCGATGCAACGCAGCAGTACGCGCCAGTAATAGACCTTGTTCACCAACTCAAGGATGGGGATGCAGTTCAGGAATGCAGCCAGGTCCAAATGGAGCTATTGAGCAGGCCAGACCAAGAAGCCGCGGGAAAAGTCCTCGCTGCTTGTGCATTGGATGAACACATCGAtacaggatgtctcatggtcggCTTAGAAAATACCGATAACCATTCTCGCGGGGACTATGGTTCGAAATACACAATGTCGAGGGCAGAACGTTTGAAACAATTTTTTTCGCCTAATGTTGATCCTGCAAACGAGCTCAGTAAGCACGAGCCCTACGCCTGCCATCAGAATAGCTCCATCTCCGATTCACAGCCATCGGTGGTCTTTTTGCATTCGTTCCCTGCGCATCCTGTGACTACGGAGGCTGGGCTGTCGTTGGCAGAGCCAGCAGAGCCCATGATCAATTACTATCAAAACACAGAATCAACCCAACCTACTATTATCGAGTGTGACTATAGAGCTTTAATTAAACCGTCCCACGAGGCTGAACTGGAGCCCGAATCAGCAGATAATGCTCTTTCTGGTACCGAGTACAAGGCCGAGTCTTTGGGAGATGCCTCTCTTGAACATCCCCAGTCCATAGAACACGTCGACTCTCTGTCAGTTCTAGAGACGGAGACACTCATTGGAACACCCATGGAGACTGGATACATTTATGACTTTTCGAGCATCACAAACCAGAACTCTCCGAGTCCCGAGCTTCCTGTAATGGCAGTGGGTCAGGTTGACTCCTCGGCAGAGCCTGGGGACTCGTGCTCACGACAGCGGAGTTTGGAAACGAACTTCCACGAGAGCGAGACGGTATTGAATCCCCCTCACTCCATGCCCGTTGCTGATACTGAGGAGGTACAGTCCGATTCAGTGGACAATCTGATACCTGGTTCTGAAGTTCGAGTATCTCTGGATCACATCATCGACGACGCACTGGTGGTGTCCTTTCGGTTAGGCGAGAAGATCTTCTCTGGGGTTCTGATGGACCTCTCTAAAAG GTTTGGACCCTATGGAATTCCAATCACTGTGTTCCCAAAGAGAGAATACAAGGATAAACCTGAATCTATGCAGCTAAAGACAGAACCATTCCAGCCAGAGAAGGTGGAAATGCCAGTTCAGGAAGATCCTGACAGCCAAGTTGTCGCAATCCCCGAACCAAACCCTGACCCCCAGCCTAAGCCTAACCCATGGACTTCAAAACCTCCACCACTGTTTCAGGAGGGAGCCCCTTACCCTCCGCCATTGTTCATCAGGGACACCTACAACCAGTCGTTACCTCAGCCGCCCCCCCGCAAGATCAAGCGGCCCAAGCGCAGGCTGTATCGCGAGGAGCCCACCTCTATCATGAACGCCATCAAGTTGCGGCCCCGCCAGGTGCTCTGTGACAAGTGCAAGGGGACTGTCATGACCGTGGACAAGAGGGAGCCACGTAGAGGCCCTGTGTCGGACTCTAGGGGCGAGGACGCCAAGCGGAGACGCAACGACAGTGCAGCTACTGTCAGCAAGCGGCCACGTAATGACTCTCGCTCTGAGGAGAAGCGCCATGCTGCTGAGGCGTCTAAACGGCAGGCCTCAGGGATTcgagtctcctcttcctcttctctgggCCAGGTGAAGGCCGGAGCTGGAGGCAACAGGGTTCTGaggacaacaaccaccacaacaacatCACCGGTCAACAGCAGCTCCAGAGTCCAACTCAATGCCAAGAAAGTGCTTCAGAGCAAAAATGTTGATCACTCCAAGGCAAGGGAGGTGCTGAAACTGGCCAAGGCgcagaagaggcagagagagactacAGTGGTCACTGGCAGCAGTGGCAACGCCAAGACGATGACGAGGGCCGCTGCCCTGCAGGAGGCCCACGCCCACCAGAAGGTCCACTTCACCCGGCGGCTGCAGCAGATCAGCGGGGTGGGACCAAGCAACGCCACCCCTCTGCCACCCAGGATGCGCATCAAGCCCCAAAGGTACCGTAATGAAGAGAATGACTCTTCTACATGTAAGCCGCCTTGCCTCGAGAAAGTGCCGGGAAGTGGCCGTTTGTCCCCTCCAAAGCCAGGCGCGCCCCGCTGCACCTCCAcgcgctcctcctcctcctcctgctccacaGGCGAGgccactctagaccagggtcTAGATAAAGGGCCAGAACCTGAGCTCAGTCCTCAGACCCAATCCCAGACCCAAGTGGAACCCCTCACAGCCACGGAGCACAGCGACCCCAAGGTGGAGCCAGAGGAGCAGGGGGGGCGGGAGGAGAGGCGGGAGACGCGCGGCAGCAAGGCTGGCAACCTTGTGGTGTACATGACCCTTAACCCCAGCCAGCCTGACTCCTCTAATACCTCCATGTGCAGCGTTGATAGTGCAGATGACTTAAAATCTTCAAACTCAGAGTGTAGCTCCACCGAGACCTTTGACTTTCCCCCTCCCGGTGATTTGCACTCGCCCCCCGCCCCCGGCACATCCTCCGCAGTCACTGACCCCTCGCCAGCACCTACGGAAGAGAAAACCCCTCGTAAATCTCAGAAAGTGTTTTCCAAAAATGTGTCTAAGTGTGTCTCTCTGGACGGCAGGAGCATTTGCGTAGGGGACATTGTTTGGGCCAAAATATATGGTTTTCCTTGGTGGCCAGCCCGCGTCTTAGGCATCCAGATCAGCCGCAAAGATAATGGGCTCTTAGTCAGGCAGGAGGCCCGTGTCGCCTGGTTCGGTTCACCCACCACCTCCTTCCTGGCACTTGCACAGGTCGCCCCCTTTCTAGAAAGCTTCCAGTCACGCTTCGACAAGAAGAGAAAGGGCTTGTACCGTAAAGCCATCACAGAGGCAGCCAAGGCTGCCAAGCAGCTCACTCCTGAGGTTCGCGCATTGCTTACGCAATTCGAGACGTGA
- the LOC135548766 gene encoding tetratricopeptide repeat protein 1-like produces the protein MDSTAEKESEVLLDKMTNSLTNAMRVSKQHECPDSQSTAAHRGTEQEDDAFFDCEESLDGADGSMGDKERKTDCSEAPPLCQGAEGDSKETVLLTNSQNTEEEHINAELGEAEMSGVRMTILEDKEGERGEGMEEEKESWDECTEEDMSLAVEGGDSDTELKGEENPAPEFDEEYLREVEKVLTEEEKESRREESMTLKDKGNSQFKSGEHTEAEESYTAALGVCPVCYSKERAILFSNRAAARLHLDKNEKAIADCTKAIELNPNYMRAILRRAELYEKTDKLDEALEDYKAALEKDPNLPAAREACMRLPQQIHERNEKLKEEMMGKLKDLGNMFLRPFGLSTSNFQVNQDTGTGSYSVNFVQSPNNNNR, from the exons ATGGATTCCACAGCAGAAAAGGAGTCCGAGGTGCTCCTTGACAAGATGACCAACTCTCTGACCAATGCTATGAGAGTATCCAAACAACATGAATGTCCAGACAGCCAAAGCACAGCAGCCCACAGGGGTACTGAGCAGGAGGACGATGCCTTCTTTGACTGTGAGGAGTCTCTGGATGGAGCAGACGGCTCCATGGGTGACAAGGAAAGGAAGACTGACTGTTCAGAAGCCCCACCGTTATGCCAGGGAGCAGAGGGAGACAGTAAAGAGACAGTCCTATTGACCAACTCACAAAACACAGAGGAAGAACACATCAATGCAGAGTTAGGAGAAGCTGAGATGTCAGGGGTGAGAATGACAATATTGGAAGataaagagggtgagagaggtgaaggaatggaggaggagaaagagagttgGGATGAGTGCACTGAAGAAGACATGAGTTTGGCAGTTGAAGGGGGAGATTCTGATACTGAACTAAAAGGAGAAGAGAACCCAGCTCCTGAGTTTGACGAGGAGTATCTGAGAGAAGTGGAGAAAGTCCTGACAGAGGAAGAAAAGGAG AGCCGCAGAGAGGAGAGCATGACACTAAAGGACAAGGGGAACAGTCAGTTCAAGAGTGGAG AGCACACTGAGGCAGAGGAGTCTTACACGGCAGCTTTGGGAGTGTGCCCTGTGTGTTACAGCAAGGAGAGGGCTATTCTCTTCTCTAACCGTGCTGCTGCCCGCCTGCACCTG GATAAGAATGAGAAAGCCATTGCTGACTGCACAAAAG CTATAGAGTTGAACCCAAACTACATGCGGGCGATCCTGCGGAGGGCAGAGCTCTATGAGAAAACAGACAAGCTGGATGAGGCTTTGGAAGACTACAAGGCTGCTCTGGAGAAAGACCCAAACCTGCCTGCAGCCAGAGAGGCCTGCATG cGGCTTCCACAACAGATCCACGAGCGAAATGAGAAGCTGAAGGAAGAGATGATGG GCAAGCTGAAGGACTTGGGCAATATGTTCCTACGGCCTTTTGGCCTGTCCACTTCAAACTTCCAAGTGAACCAGGATACAGGCACTGGATCCTACTCCGTCAACTTTGTTCAGAGTccaaataacaacaacagataa